A window of Cryptomeria japonica chromosome 3, Sugi_1.0, whole genome shotgun sequence contains these coding sequences:
- the LOC131874376 gene encoding period clock protein-like, which produces MGGERPRQIAITSASSTGSQTGTGRGTWTKAATGAATGTWTGAATRATIGTATSIGAATGASNTGSQTGVGTGIEVGTSTTIGTGIGIRTGTGTGTRGATGRGTRGRGGGG; this is translated from the exons atGGGCGGTGAGAGGCCGAGGCAGATTGCCATTacaagtgccagcagcacagggtcccaaacaGGTACAGGGAGAGGGACATGGACAAAGGCAGCCACAGGAGCAGCCACAGGTACATGGACAGGGGCAGCCACAAGAGCAACCATAGGTACAGCCACCAGTATAGGGGCAGCCACAG gtgccagcaacacggGGTCCCAGACAGGTGTAGGGACAGGGATAGAGGTAGGTACAAGTACAACCATTGGTACAGGCATAGGCATAAggacaggcacaggcacagggacaCGGGGAGCCACAGGAAGAGGCACAAGGGgccgaggtggaggaggatga